The proteins below are encoded in one region of Deltaproteobacteria bacterium:
- a CDS encoding DNA polymerase Y family protein, with amino-acid sequence MKIACLWVPDLPLVAALRAEPQLCSQPLAVVQAGRDLGGRAHVLGATPAADGVGAGQTLAEARATCPRLLTRESSPERERAAAQAAREAAAAVSPRVEEAAPGLVYLDVAGLESLIGDDRAVARALVAAAEHVGLRAAVGFGSSKAVARLAARAASADLTLEETRWGAGGGAFLVVAAEEQREFLAALPLHALELPDELFESLRRFGLHTLGEVGALPPGPLAARLGPEAGLLARLARGEDASALVSREEPERFEEGEELEWDASSVEPLLFVWKALLDRLAQRFSARGLMAREMDLQLRLADGSWDERALDLAAPTREAAALLQLLRLSVESRPPMAGVRAVRLSAVPTREVLEQMPLFGPRAASPTQLATAVARLSAMVGPDRIGRPHAPDRWAPFAAECGKFAPPPPPRIAVPGEIELSLAARALRPPRTAEVRCDDAGTPLLVIGEGALGGRVVASAGPWRTVAEWWTDAPLALDAYDLELAGGLLIRAARELATGTWRIEAVYD; translated from the coding sequence ATGAAGATCGCCTGCCTCTGGGTTCCCGACCTTCCGCTCGTCGCCGCCCTGCGCGCGGAGCCGCAGCTCTGCTCCCAGCCGCTCGCCGTGGTCCAGGCGGGACGCGATCTCGGCGGGCGCGCGCATGTGCTCGGGGCGACGCCAGCGGCCGACGGCGTCGGAGCAGGGCAGACGCTGGCGGAGGCGCGCGCGACGTGTCCGCGGCTGCTCACGCGCGAGTCGTCGCCCGAGCGGGAGAGGGCCGCGGCCCAGGCGGCACGCGAGGCGGCAGCCGCGGTGTCGCCTCGCGTCGAGGAGGCGGCGCCCGGACTCGTCTACCTCGACGTAGCGGGGCTGGAATCGTTGATCGGGGACGACCGCGCGGTGGCTCGCGCGCTGGTGGCCGCCGCGGAGCACGTCGGGCTTCGCGCTGCGGTCGGCTTCGGTTCGAGCAAGGCGGTCGCCCGGCTCGCGGCGCGGGCGGCTTCCGCCGACCTGACGCTGGAGGAGACGCGGTGGGGCGCCGGCGGAGGAGCATTTCTCGTGGTCGCGGCCGAGGAGCAACGCGAGTTTCTCGCCGCGCTGCCGCTGCATGCGCTGGAGCTGCCCGACGAGCTGTTCGAATCGCTGCGCCGCTTCGGCCTGCACACGCTCGGTGAAGTCGGTGCTCTTCCGCCGGGTCCGCTGGCGGCACGGCTCGGGCCCGAAGCAGGGCTGCTGGCGCGGTTGGCGCGAGGGGAAGACGCATCTGCGCTGGTGTCGCGCGAGGAGCCGGAACGGTTCGAGGAAGGAGAGGAGCTGGAGTGGGACGCCTCTTCGGTGGAGCCGTTGCTGTTCGTCTGGAAAGCGCTGCTCGATCGGCTGGCGCAAAGGTTCTCTGCGCGCGGGCTGATGGCGCGGGAGATGGATCTGCAGCTGCGGCTTGCAGACGGCTCCTGGGATGAGCGCGCGCTGGATCTTGCGGCGCCTACACGCGAGGCCGCCGCCCTTTTGCAGCTGCTGCGGCTGTCGGTCGAGTCGCGTCCGCCCATGGCCGGCGTGCGCGCCGTGCGGCTTTCGGCGGTTCCCACGCGCGAAGTGCTCGAGCAGATGCCGCTCTTCGGACCGCGCGCCGCCAGTCCGACCCAGCTCGCAACCGCGGTGGCGCGGCTGTCCGCAATGGTCGGGCCCGACCGGATCGGCCGGCCGCATGCACCAGATCGGTGGGCGCCCTTCGCCGCGGAATGCGGCAAGTTCGCGCCACCTCCGCCGCCGCGGATCGCGGTTCCGGGAGAGATCGAGCTGTCGCTCGCCGCGCGAGCGCTGCGCCCGCCGCGCACGGCGGAGGTGCGCTGCGACGATGCCGGCACGCCGCTGCTGGTCATCGGCGAGGGCGCCCTGGGCGGGCGGGTGGTCGCCAGCGCCGGCCCGTGGCGGACGGTCGCGGAATGGTGGACCGACGCGCCGCTCGCGCTCGACGCGTACGACCTGGAGTTGGCCGGAGGGCTCCTGATCCGGGCGGCACGCGAGCTGGCCACCGGCACCTGGCGGATCGAGGCGGTCTATGACTGA
- a CDS encoding OmpA family protein: MKHGASGCAPSSQGLTARASPARADGRALAAFRDSGRSLRRNELSIRRAEAVRRVLVQRGIPEKRAMAVGLGEAQPVATNATVRGRAKNRRVELRIAMVKE; this comes from the coding sequence CGCCCTCTTCGCAGGGTTTGACCGCGCGTGCAAGCCCGGCGCGGGCGGACGGGCGCGCGCTTGCTGCATTTCGCGACTCCGGCCGCAGTCTTAGGCGCAACGAGCTCTCGATCCGCCGCGCCGAAGCCGTGCGCCGCGTTCTCGTGCAGCGGGGCATTCCGGAGAAGCGGGCGATGGCAGTGGGACTCGGTGAAGCTCAGCCCGTGGCGACCAATGCGACCGTGAGGGGCAGGGCGAAGAACCGCCGGGTCGAGCTGCGGATTGCGATGGTCAAGGAGTAG
- the dnaE gene encoding DNA polymerase III subunit alpha, translated as MKRPSREERRARAKREVARGDPRKSHDDCPIQLAIDARRPPEAQLSPFPQDDLVDTPAPRPSLVPFGVLSGDEGANAIDTVRGPRAPPVISVSRRSDISCDYVELHARSAFSFLRGSSLPEDLAHAAAAAGHAVFGLADVGGLYGIPRFHAIARRQGVRPLVGAELDVEGAGRVALLCEDRPGYKNLCRLLTLGHAKGGKDACTVTAAELADFRQGLVALSAGKPQHLMVLAAHLGTERLFAEIRRDLDPRSERENRSRIDAARARGLRIVAGSGVRHAAPQGKPLFDALTCIRLKTTLDEAGRRLSRNAERHVRSPPEVARLFRDLPEAVRRTREIAERCAYTLDDLGYELPEPQFLHAASLDGELWHRTMDVAPKRYGGPGSSRWPKAVAQLERELALIARLGLAGYFLIVHDLVLFCGQENVLVQGRGSAANSAVCYALGITAVDPVGMNLLFERFLSEERTDATGHKAWPDIDLDLPSGDQREKVIQHVYQRYGAVGAAMTANVITYRARSASREIGKVLGLPQEELDRISKLLPQFEFITDYDSLQHRAREAGLATGDRRVALYLQLCQQIAGLPRHLGQHSGGMVIARGRLDEIVPLEPASMPGRAVVQWDKDDCADLGIIKIDLLGLGMMAVLEQAIPLVRGHEGVELDLAQLPPDDPGVYRLLQTADTIGVFQVESRAQMATLPRMRPDHFYDIVVEVAIIRPGPIVGQMVNPYLERRAGREKPSVPHPSLWPVLKRTLGVPLFQEQLMRIAMTAANFTGGEADELRRAMGSKRSVERMKHIEERLRAGMTANGIAPKAQDEIVQSITSFALYGFPESHAASFALIVYASAYLKVHHPQAFYAAMLNCWPMGFYSPATLVKDAQRRGVRVKPIDAARSDWLCTLERTGPEEELRLRLGLRYARGLRETVGKKIVEERARAPFASIADLAARTRLRRDELTALAEIGALASVPMHPGGALPTRRAALWQAEAASRRGPGLFARIEPREDLMSDPSANMVAGGTGLAPQKPLAPERQREGALLAHINAHPREHALKALRTFGEEVRGEQPLPGRVEPPPDRGRSPLPEMDLRDRIAADLRGTGMTVGPHPVALERERLRVLGVHSAAELPTLRRSRRVRAAGLCIVRQRPGTAKGFVFLSLEDETGISNIVIDPPTFEKNRRPILASSLLVVEGRLETYDGVTSVKGDRFWGLHEAIEYDIRSHDFH; from the coding sequence GTGAAACGGCCTTCCCGCGAGGAGCGCAGGGCAAGGGCAAAGCGCGAGGTGGCGCGGGGCGATCCGCGCAAGTCGCACGATGACTGTCCCATCCAGCTCGCCATCGACGCGCGCCGGCCGCCCGAAGCGCAGCTCTCGCCGTTTCCGCAGGACGATCTGGTGGACACCCCGGCCCCGCGGCCCTCACTCGTTCCGTTTGGCGTGCTCTCGGGCGACGAGGGCGCGAACGCGATCGATACAGTCAGGGGTCCGCGTGCCCCGCCCGTGATCAGTGTATCGCGCCGGTCCGACATCTCCTGCGACTACGTCGAGCTCCATGCCCGGAGCGCGTTCTCGTTTCTCCGCGGTTCCTCGTTGCCGGAGGATCTCGCGCACGCCGCGGCCGCCGCCGGACATGCCGTCTTCGGTCTCGCGGACGTCGGCGGTCTGTACGGCATCCCCCGCTTCCATGCGATCGCCCGCCGCCAAGGAGTCCGGCCGCTGGTCGGCGCCGAGCTCGACGTCGAGGGCGCCGGCCGGGTGGCGCTGCTCTGCGAGGATCGCCCGGGATACAAAAACCTCTGCCGGCTGCTGACGCTCGGCCACGCCAAAGGGGGAAAGGACGCGTGCACCGTCACTGCCGCGGAACTCGCCGACTTCCGGCAGGGGCTGGTCGCGCTGAGCGCGGGCAAGCCGCAGCACCTGATGGTCCTCGCCGCCCACCTCGGGACCGAGCGGCTCTTTGCCGAAATCCGGCGCGACCTCGATCCACGCAGCGAGCGCGAGAACCGCAGCCGGATCGACGCCGCGCGGGCGCGAGGGCTGCGGATCGTCGCCGGATCCGGGGTGCGCCACGCGGCGCCGCAAGGGAAGCCCTTGTTCGACGCGCTCACCTGCATCCGCCTCAAGACGACGCTGGACGAAGCGGGCCGGCGCCTCTCGCGCAACGCCGAGCGGCACGTCCGCTCCCCGCCCGAGGTGGCCAGGCTGTTCCGGGATCTGCCGGAGGCAGTCCGCCGGACGCGCGAGATCGCGGAGCGCTGCGCCTACACCCTCGACGATCTCGGGTACGAGCTGCCCGAGCCGCAGTTCCTGCATGCCGCCTCGCTCGACGGCGAGCTGTGGCACCGCACCATGGACGTCGCGCCGAAGCGGTACGGAGGCCCGGGCAGCTCGCGATGGCCGAAGGCCGTGGCGCAGCTCGAGCGGGAGCTGGCGCTGATCGCGAGGCTCGGGCTCGCAGGGTATTTCCTCATCGTGCACGACCTCGTGCTCTTCTGCGGGCAGGAGAACGTGCTCGTGCAAGGGCGCGGATCGGCGGCCAACAGCGCCGTCTGCTACGCGCTGGGGATCACCGCGGTCGATCCGGTGGGGATGAACCTGCTCTTCGAACGCTTCCTCTCCGAGGAACGGACCGACGCAACCGGGCACAAGGCGTGGCCGGACATCGATCTCGATCTTCCCAGCGGCGACCAGCGCGAGAAGGTCATCCAGCACGTCTACCAGCGCTACGGAGCGGTGGGGGCGGCGATGACCGCCAACGTGATCACCTACCGCGCCCGCTCCGCCTCGCGGGAGATCGGCAAGGTCCTCGGACTCCCGCAGGAGGAGTTGGACCGGATCTCGAAGCTGCTCCCGCAATTCGAGTTCATCACCGACTACGATTCGCTCCAGCACCGGGCGCGCGAGGCGGGGCTCGCCACCGGCGACAGGCGGGTGGCCTTGTACCTCCAGCTCTGCCAGCAGATCGCCGGCCTGCCGCGGCATCTCGGCCAGCACTCGGGCGGGATGGTCATCGCCCGCGGGCGGCTCGACGAGATCGTTCCGCTCGAGCCCGCCTCGATGCCCGGCCGGGCGGTGGTGCAGTGGGACAAGGACGACTGCGCCGATCTGGGCATCATCAAGATCGACCTGCTCGGGCTGGGGATGATGGCGGTGCTCGAGCAGGCCATTCCGCTGGTCCGCGGACACGAAGGCGTCGAGCTCGATCTGGCGCAGCTTCCGCCCGACGACCCCGGTGTCTATCGGCTGCTGCAGACGGCGGACACCATCGGCGTCTTCCAGGTGGAGTCGCGCGCGCAGATGGCCACGCTGCCGCGCATGCGCCCCGACCATTTCTACGACATCGTGGTGGAGGTGGCGATCATCCGGCCCGGACCGATCGTCGGGCAGATGGTCAACCCGTACCTGGAGCGGCGCGCCGGGCGGGAGAAACCCTCGGTGCCCCATCCGTCGCTCTGGCCGGTGCTGAAGCGGACGCTCGGGGTGCCGCTCTTCCAGGAGCAGCTCATGCGCATCGCCATGACCGCGGCGAACTTCACCGGCGGCGAGGCCGACGAGCTGCGGCGGGCCATGGGCAGCAAGCGCAGCGTAGAGCGGATGAAGCACATCGAGGAGCGGCTGCGCGCGGGAATGACGGCGAACGGGATCGCGCCCAAGGCGCAGGACGAGATCGTGCAGAGCATCACCTCGTTCGCGCTCTACGGATTTCCCGAGAGCCACGCGGCGTCGTTCGCGCTGATCGTCTACGCCAGCGCGTACCTCAAGGTGCACCATCCGCAGGCGTTCTACGCGGCGATGCTCAACTGCTGGCCGATGGGCTTCTACAGCCCTGCCACGCTGGTGAAGGACGCGCAGCGGCGCGGGGTGCGGGTGAAGCCCATCGACGCGGCCCGCAGCGATTGGCTGTGCACGCTGGAGCGGACCGGACCGGAGGAGGAGCTGCGACTGCGACTCGGGCTGCGGTACGCGCGCGGGCTGCGGGAGACGGTGGGAAAGAAGATCGTCGAGGAACGCGCCCGCGCGCCGTTTGCGAGCATCGCCGATCTGGCGGCGCGGACGAGGCTGCGCCGCGACGAGCTGACCGCGCTGGCGGAGATCGGCGCGCTCGCCTCGGTGCCCATGCACCCCGGAGGGGCGCTGCCCACCCGGCGGGCCGCACTCTGGCAAGCGGAGGCCGCCTCACGGCGAGGTCCCGGCCTCTTCGCCCGAATCGAGCCACGCGAGGATCTGATGTCGGACCCCTCTGCCAACATGGTAGCCGGTGGGACAGGTCTCGCGCCCCAGAAGCCACTCGCGCCCGAGAGGCAGCGGGAGGGCGCGCTCCTCGCGCACATCAATGCGCATCCGCGGGAGCATGCGTTGAAGGCGCTGCGGACCTTCGGAGAGGAAGTCCGCGGCGAGCAACCACTGCCGGGGCGAGTCGAACCGCCGCCCGACCGCGGCCGCAGCCCGCTCCCCGAGATGGACCTGCGCGATCGCATCGCCGCCGATCTGCGCGGCACGGGCATGACCGTCGGTCCGCACCCGGTCGCGCTGGAGCGCGAGCGCCTGCGCGTCCTCGGCGTCCACTCCGCCGCCGAGCTCCCCACGCTGCGCCGGAGTCGCCGGGTGCGGGCCGCGGGGCTCTGCATCGTTCGCCAGCGTCCCGGCACGGCGAAGGGGTTCGTCTTCCTCTCGCTCGAGGACGAGACCGGCATTTCCAACATCGTCATCGACCCCCCGACATTCGAGAAGAACCGCCGCCCCATCCTCGCCAGCTCACTGCTCGTCGTGGAGGGACGCCTGGAGACGTACGACGGCGTGACCAGCGTCAAGGGTGACCGCTTCTGGGGCCTGCACGAGGCAATCGAGTACGACATCCGCTCGCACGATTTTCATTGA